In Kitasatospora sp. NBC_00240, the following are encoded in one genomic region:
- a CDS encoding AAC(3) family N-acetyltransferase: MRPGEVLLVQASLRSLGPVEGGAATVVDALLDALGGPELGTLVAYTATPENSSTSRLAATLTAGWSAERIAEWRAKMPPFDPATTRSSPTMGRLSEEVRRRPEALRSNHPQTSFAAVGERAKEITEVHELACHLGRESPLGRLFEIGARALTIGVPLDRFTVFHLADLRMPDLPTRHYGCVVKDGDGSRWVHFDAPFLDDLHFAELGKDVLREARGIKEAVVGRAHCRLVPIRESVELAVRSLRRGRGLPAEE; encoded by the coding sequence GTGCGCCCGGGCGAAGTGCTGCTGGTCCAGGCCTCGTTGCGCAGTCTCGGGCCGGTCGAGGGCGGCGCCGCCACGGTCGTCGACGCCCTGCTGGACGCGCTCGGCGGGCCGGAGCTGGGCACCTTGGTCGCCTACACCGCGACCCCGGAGAACTCCTCCACCTCCCGGTTGGCCGCCACCCTGACAGCGGGCTGGTCCGCCGAGCGGATCGCCGAATGGCGCGCCAAAATGCCCCCGTTCGATCCGGCGACCACCCGCAGTTCGCCGACCATGGGCAGGCTCTCCGAGGAGGTTCGCCGCCGCCCGGAGGCCCTGCGCAGCAATCACCCGCAGACCTCCTTCGCGGCCGTCGGCGAGCGGGCGAAGGAGATCACGGAGGTGCACGAGCTCGCCTGCCACCTCGGCCGCGAGTCGCCGCTCGGGCGGCTGTTCGAGATCGGGGCCCGGGCGCTCACCATCGGGGTGCCGCTGGACCGGTTCACCGTCTTCCACCTGGCGGACCTGCGGATGCCGGACCTGCCGACGCGCCACTACGGGTGCGTGGTGAAGGACGGCGACGGCAGCCGGTGGGTCCACTTCGACGCGCCCTTCCTGGACGACCTGCACTTCGCCGAGCTGGGCAAGGACGTCCTGCGCGAGGCGCGGGGGATCAAGGAGGCGGTGGTGGGTCGGGCGCACTGCCGACTGGTGCCGATCCGCGAGTCGGTGGAACTCGCGGTGCGCAGTCTGCGCCGCGGCCGCGGACTGCCCGCGGAGGAGTGA
- a CDS encoding FxsB family cyclophane-forming radical SAM/SPASM peptide maturase: MDRIPLPFTQFVVKVHSRCDLACDHCYVYEHADTSWRTRPKVIGDEVLAGAAGRVGEHAAAHRLTAVRVVLHGGEPLLAGPDRLRRAAEAFRSALPPGCALDLRIHTNGVLLDRAFCKLFDEVGVKVGISLDGDRAANDRHRRYADGRSSHPQVLRAVGLLREPEFRHLFAGLLCTIDVENDPVAVYRALAELEPPAVDFLLPHATWQQPPKRPADGGETPYADWLLNVYDQWEAAGRPFAVRTFDSVHRTLRGLSSLTESLGLDPADVVVLETDGSFEQADSLKTAFDGAPATGMDVFTHDLDQVARHPGMARRQSGLAGLSATCRSCPVVRSCGGGLYAHRYRADAQGGGFDNPSVYCGDLLTLISGVADRGGPEPIPRVPAQAAEPVGPPALTDRHLGELARGHGGAETVGALARSQLAVTRAMLAAVRSSSGLRSSAAWDVLSALDAAAPAALDAVLGHPYVRAWAARRLAGDPAAGLGPMAELAAAAAVRAKADATLVVPVRGGALHLPTLGRLMAADGEARVTGTPEGFTVRTADGGVVTVTGRDAAGGRWQPVRRIRLADGWTVALEDTDPQRDSHQWPVEDRLADPELHGWTGALREAWELLGRDLPDYAAGIRAGLSTVTPLRAGPAGRDVSAAARQAFGAVGIARPATAPVLGLLLAHEFQHVKLGAVLDLMDLYDPSDTALYHAPWRPDPRPIEGLLQGTYAHLAVTEFWGTRTLAYDGLPGGTADHTRAQFALWRRYTSEAVERLAGSGSLTALGMRFADGMRESVRPWLEMRLPDAAEDAAGRARRAAAPERTVAGS; the protein is encoded by the coding sequence ATGGACAGAATTCCACTGCCTTTCACGCAATTCGTGGTGAAGGTGCACAGTCGATGTGATCTTGCCTGCGACCATTGCTATGTCTACGAACATGCGGACACGAGCTGGCGCACGCGTCCGAAGGTCATCGGCGACGAGGTGCTGGCCGGAGCCGCCGGCAGGGTCGGCGAGCACGCGGCCGCCCATCGGTTGACCGCCGTCCGGGTCGTCCTGCACGGGGGGGAACCCTTGCTCGCCGGCCCGGACCGGCTCCGCCGCGCAGCCGAGGCCTTCCGGTCGGCCCTGCCCCCCGGCTGCGCCCTCGACCTGCGGATCCACACCAACGGCGTGCTGCTCGACCGTGCCTTCTGCAAGCTGTTCGACGAGGTGGGGGTCAAGGTCGGCATCTCGTTGGACGGAGATCGCGCGGCCAACGACCGGCACCGGCGGTACGCCGACGGCCGCAGCAGTCACCCCCAGGTCCTGCGGGCGGTGGGACTGCTGCGCGAGCCGGAGTTCCGGCACCTGTTCGCCGGGCTGCTGTGCACGATCGACGTCGAGAACGATCCGGTCGCGGTCTATCGCGCACTGGCCGAGCTCGAACCCCCCGCGGTCGACTTCCTGTTGCCCCATGCCACCTGGCAGCAGCCCCCGAAGCGCCCGGCCGACGGGGGGGAAACCCCTTACGCGGATTGGCTGTTGAACGTCTACGACCAGTGGGAGGCGGCCGGCCGGCCGTTCGCCGTCCGCACCTTCGACTCGGTGCACCGCACCCTGCGCGGCCTGTCCAGCCTCACCGAGTCGCTGGGCCTGGACCCCGCCGACGTGGTGGTGCTGGAGACCGACGGCAGCTTCGAGCAGGCCGACAGCCTCAAGACCGCCTTCGACGGCGCGCCCGCCACCGGTATGGACGTCTTCACCCACGACCTCGACCAGGTCGCCCGCCACCCGGGAATGGCCCGACGACAGTCCGGCCTCGCGGGCCTCAGCGCCACCTGCCGCTCCTGCCCCGTCGTCCGGTCCTGCGGCGGCGGCCTCTACGCGCACCGCTACCGCGCCGACGCCCAGGGCGGCGGCTTCGACAATCCCTCCGTCTACTGCGGGGACCTCTTGACGCTCATCAGCGGTGTCGCCGACCGCGGCGGCCCGGAACCCATCCCTCGCGTACCGGCCCAGGCCGCCGAGCCCGTGGGGCCGCCCGCCCTGACCGACCGGCACCTGGGCGAGTTGGCCCGCGGCCACGGCGGCGCGGAGACCGTCGGAGCCCTGGCCCGCTCACAACTCGCCGTCACCCGGGCGATGCTGGCCGCGGTGCGGAGCAGCTCCGGCCTGCGCAGCTCGGCCGCGTGGGACGTGCTGTCGGCCCTGGACGCGGCCGCGCCCGCCGCCCTGGACGCCGTGCTCGGCCACCCGTACGTCCGGGCGTGGGCGGCCCGGCGACTCGCGGGCGACCCCGCCGCAGGGCTCGGGCCGATGGCGGAACTGGCCGCCGCGGCGGCCGTGCGGGCCAAGGCCGACGCGACGCTGGTGGTGCCCGTCCGCGGCGGCGCGCTGCACCTGCCGACCCTGGGCCGACTCATGGCGGCCGACGGCGAGGCCCGGGTCACCGGGACGCCGGAGGGCTTCACCGTCCGGACGGCCGACGGCGGCGTCGTGACGGTGACCGGCCGGGACGCCGCCGGGGGACGCTGGCAGCCGGTCCGCCGGATCCGGCTCGCCGACGGCTGGACGGTGGCGCTGGAGGACACCGATCCGCAGCGCGACAGCCACCAGTGGCCGGTCGAGGACCGTCTCGCCGATCCCGAACTGCACGGCTGGACAGGTGCCCTGCGTGAGGCCTGGGAACTGCTCGGCCGGGACCTGCCCGACTACGCGGCCGGCATCCGGGCGGGCCTGAGCACCGTCACCCCGCTGCGGGCGGGGCCGGCCGGGCGGGACGTCAGCGCCGCCGCCCGGCAGGCCTTCGGCGCGGTCGGGATCGCCCGGCCCGCCACCGCGCCGGTCCTCGGACTGCTCCTCGCCCACGAGTTCCAGCACGTCAAACTGGGTGCCGTGCTCGACCTCATGGACCTCTACGACCCGTCGGACACCGCGCTGTACCACGCCCCGTGGCGGCCCGACCCGCGGCCGATCGAGGGCCTGCTGCAGGGCACGTACGCCCATCTGGCGGTGACCGAGTTCTGGGGCACCAGGACGCTCGCCTACGACGGCCTGCCGGGGGGGACGGCGGACCACACCCGGGCGCAGTTCGCACTCTGGCGGCGGTACACCTCGGAGGCGGTCGAGCGGCTGGCCGGCTCCGGTTCGCTCACCGCCCTCGGGATGCGGTTCGCGGACGGAATGCGGGAGTCCGTGCGGCCGTGGCTGGAGATGCGGCTGCCGGACGCGGCCGAGGACGCCGCCGGGCGGGCGCGGCGGGCGGCGGCGCCGGAGAGGACGGTGGCCGGTAGTTGA
- the fxsT gene encoding FxSxx-COOH system tetratricopeptide repeat protein has translation MTAEPVALPTAEPATLSASGTGSVATFYSYKGGTGRTMALANVGWILASQGMRVLLVDWDLEAPGLHRYFHPLLIDPELHATDGLIDLLRAYVGQALPGPDDAPALGPRRWLAETGRLDSYVCGLALDLPAGGRLDLMPAGRQNAAYSAAVTSFNWRSFYNRSDIRGAEFLYALREQWTRSYDYVLIDSRTGVSDTSGICTVLMPDTVVDCFTLGAQSIRGGVDAARAIVNAEERDIRVLPVPMRVEGSERAGLQAGRDLAHDSFAPYLDRWLSPDRRGEYWRDVEVPYRPFYAYEEIPATVVERPQQGYGLLGAFERLAAWLTDGRVRALDPVPERARHRLYAAYLRTDRSRSRQVYVSYAPGERVWAEWAAAELAGFGYLASLHSAAEPLDDAVPSDAVPSDADVQEADVPEAAGPAAGDGRVLALLSPEYSALPRAGELWRRLPPAGHDGGPERLLALRIGPAAGRPAAPFAGRDVPDLIRTSAEEARSQLFELLGPAPGAGRWLDGADEPAPDPVRFPGYRPSVQGIPPRNAAFTGRDRILEVLRDRFDAGPAAVPVQVLHGLGGVGKSQTAAEYAHRFGGGYDVVWWVSADDPAGIPQRLAELAPGLGLRSGDDVGRTATAVLDALRLGRPYRRWLLVYDNAEDPESLAPWLPAGSLGGHVIVTSRNRNWAGHAGRAEIDVFAREESVRLLSRTAGVRSDEGQRIAELLGDLPLAVGQAAAWLRETPMPAATYLELLEETLTELLDRTGPGPDHYPHSTAATLRIAVQDLARANTPAARMLETCAFFGPDAIPARLLYSRPVIGTLGLPESARHDLLTIGELLRAVNRFGLARFDQAAGTIDVHRLVRAVLHDQVDEADGAVIRAAVHSALAADAPDDPDTPANWPRYAELLPHLWPSGAVDSPDPRVRRWIVDSVRAQWQRGLHASGRDLAERILERWRRDATAAGTEPTGKAVGDDAWILQLRTQLGNIQRSQGALLEAYETDLDVLERLRATVGPGHLHTLAVAGSLGGDLRLLGRYREARDLDERTLATARNTLGPEHPRTLMIANNLAISEFLAGDLPAALRRHRLAHQVQQEVLGARHPYTLSSAANYGCDLREAGRLQEALDVLEATVRSFRETIGDDHRETLRTRRHLGVTLRRLGRGREALRGDEDVHRRCLDLSGARHPDTAAAAVSLAGDVAALGDTDRAVRLCEDALAYYRDGFGELHPTTLAVTGNLAALLRRAGRTAEAGALSEGALEHLRPQLGDRHPYVLVTTANRANHLVAAGAGEAAAALEERAVPLLAEVLGADHHDTVAATSNLALSLAARGEGDRAARLTADSLRRARQTLGATHPITAAVEAGERLDFDIDPPWV, from the coding sequence ATGACCGCCGAGCCCGTCGCCCTGCCGACCGCCGAGCCCGCGACCCTGTCGGCGTCCGGTACCGGATCGGTCGCCACCTTCTACTCGTACAAGGGCGGTACCGGCCGCACCATGGCTCTGGCCAACGTCGGCTGGATCCTGGCGAGCCAGGGCATGCGGGTCCTGCTGGTCGACTGGGACCTGGAGGCGCCCGGGCTGCACCGCTACTTCCATCCGCTCCTGATCGATCCGGAACTGCACGCCACCGACGGGCTGATCGACCTGCTGCGGGCCTACGTGGGCCAAGCCCTGCCGGGGCCGGACGACGCACCGGCGCTGGGCCCCCGGCGGTGGCTCGCCGAAACGGGACGGCTGGATTCCTACGTCTGCGGCCTCGCCCTGGATCTTCCGGCCGGCGGCCGGCTCGACCTGATGCCGGCCGGGCGGCAGAACGCCGCCTATTCGGCGGCCGTCACCAGTTTCAACTGGCGCAGCTTCTACAACCGGAGCGACATCCGGGGCGCCGAGTTCCTGTATGCGCTGCGGGAGCAGTGGACCCGCTCCTACGACTATGTGCTGATCGACAGTCGGACCGGCGTCAGCGACACCTCCGGCATCTGCACCGTGCTCATGCCGGACACGGTGGTCGACTGCTTCACCCTGGGTGCCCAGAGCATCCGCGGCGGTGTCGACGCGGCCCGCGCCATCGTGAACGCCGAGGAGCGCGACATCCGGGTGCTGCCCGTGCCGATGCGGGTCGAGGGTTCCGAGCGGGCCGGCCTCCAGGCCGGTCGTGACCTCGCCCACGATTCCTTCGCCCCCTACCTCGACCGCTGGTTGAGCCCGGACCGCCGCGGCGAGTACTGGCGGGACGTGGAGGTGCCGTACCGGCCCTTCTACGCCTACGAGGAGATCCCCGCCACCGTGGTGGAACGGCCGCAGCAGGGATACGGCCTGCTGGGCGCGTTCGAGCGGCTGGCGGCCTGGCTCACCGACGGTCGGGTCCGCGCCCTGGACCCCGTTCCCGAGCGGGCCCGCCACCGGCTGTACGCGGCCTACCTGCGCACCGACCGGTCCAGGTCCCGGCAGGTGTACGTCAGTTACGCGCCCGGGGAGCGCGTCTGGGCGGAGTGGGCCGCCGCCGAACTGGCCGGCTTCGGCTACCTCGCCTCGCTGCACAGTGCCGCCGAGCCGCTCGACGACGCCGTCCCGTCCGACGCCGTCCCCTCCGATGCCGACGTGCAGGAGGCCGACGTTCCGGAGGCCGCCGGGCCCGCGGCCGGCGACGGCCGGGTGCTGGCCCTGCTGTCGCCCGAGTACAGCGCGCTGCCCCGGGCCGGCGAGCTCTGGCGCCGGCTGCCCCCGGCCGGCCACGACGGCGGACCGGAGCGGCTGCTGGCCCTGCGGATCGGGCCGGCGGCCGGCCGGCCCGCCGCGCCGTTCGCCGGGCGCGACGTCCCCGATCTGATCCGCACCTCCGCCGAGGAAGCGCGGTCGCAGCTCTTCGAGCTGCTCGGCCCGGCGCCCGGGGCCGGACGCTGGCTCGACGGCGCCGACGAGCCGGCGCCCGACCCCGTCCGGTTCCCGGGGTACCGGCCGTCGGTCCAGGGCATCCCGCCGCGCAACGCCGCCTTCACCGGCCGCGACCGGATCCTCGAAGTCCTGAGGGACCGCTTCGACGCGGGCCCGGCCGCCGTGCCCGTCCAAGTCCTGCACGGGCTCGGCGGGGTGGGGAAGTCGCAGACCGCCGCCGAGTACGCGCACCGGTTCGGCGGCGGCTACGACGTGGTGTGGTGGGTGTCCGCCGACGACCCGGCCGGGATCCCGCAGCGGCTTGCCGAGCTCGCCCCCGGCCTGGGTCTGCGGAGCGGCGACGACGTCGGGCGCACCGCCACCGCGGTACTGGACGCGCTGCGCCTGGGCCGGCCGTACCGGCGCTGGCTGCTGGTCTACGACAACGCGGAGGACCCCGAGTCCCTGGCGCCCTGGCTTCCGGCGGGCAGCCTCGGCGGCCACGTGATCGTCACCTCCCGCAACCGGAACTGGGCCGGGCATGCCGGGCGGGCCGAGATCGACGTCTTCGCCCGCGAGGAGAGCGTCCGACTGCTCTCGCGGACGGCGGGTGTCCGGAGCGACGAGGGGCAGCGCATCGCTGAACTGCTCGGCGACCTGCCGCTCGCCGTCGGCCAGGCCGCGGCCTGGCTCCGGGAGACCCCGATGCCGGCGGCGACCTACCTGGAGCTGCTGGAGGAGACGCTCACCGAACTGCTGGACCGGACCGGACCGGGGCCGGACCACTACCCGCACTCGACGGCCGCCACCCTGCGGATCGCCGTGCAGGACCTGGCCAGGGCGAACACTCCCGCCGCGCGGATGCTGGAAACCTGCGCCTTCTTCGGTCCGGACGCCATCCCGGCCAGGCTGCTCTACAGCCGGCCCGTCATCGGGACGCTGGGTCTGCCCGAGAGCGCCCGCCACGACCTGCTCACGATCGGGGAGCTCCTGCGCGCGGTGAACCGCTTCGGGCTGGCCCGGTTCGACCAGGCCGCCGGGACCATCGACGTGCACCGGCTCGTCCGGGCCGTGCTGCACGACCAGGTGGACGAGGCGGACGGGGCCGTGATCCGCGCCGCCGTGCACAGCGCGCTCGCGGCCGACGCCCCGGACGACCCGGACACCCCCGCCAACTGGCCGCGCTACGCCGAACTCCTGCCGCACCTGTGGCCCTCCGGAGCGGTCGACAGCCCCGACCCGCGGGTGCGGCGCTGGATCGTCGACTCCGTCCGCGCCCAGTGGCAGCGAGGCCTGCACGCCTCCGGCCGGGACCTCGCCGAACGGATTCTGGAGCGCTGGCGCCGGGACGCCACCGCAGCGGGCACGGAGCCCACCGGGAAGGCCGTGGGGGACGACGCCTGGATCCTGCAGCTGCGCACCCAGCTCGGCAACATCCAGCGCTCCCAGGGCGCCCTGCTGGAGGCCTACGAGACCGATCTGGACGTGCTGGAACGGTTGCGCGCCACGGTCGGGCCCGGCCATCTGCACACCCTGGCCGTGGCCGGCAGCCTCGGCGGCGACCTGCGCCTGCTCGGTCGCTACCGGGAGGCCCGTGACCTCGACGAACGTACCCTGGCCACCGCGCGGAACACCCTCGGGCCCGAGCATCCGCGCACCCTCATGATCGCCAACAACCTGGCCATCTCCGAATTCCTCGCGGGGGACCTGCCCGCCGCGCTCCGGCGCCACCGGCTGGCCCACCAGGTCCAGCAGGAGGTCCTCGGGGCCCGGCACCCCTACACCCTCTCCTCGGCCGCCAACTACGGCTGCGACCTGCGGGAGGCCGGCCGGCTCCAGGAGGCCCTCGACGTGCTGGAGGCGACCGTCCGCAGCTTCCGGGAGACCATCGGCGACGACCATCGCGAGACCCTCCGCACCCGCCGGCACCTCGGTGTCACGCTGCGCCGGCTCGGCCGCGGCCGGGAGGCCCTGCGGGGCGACGAGGACGTCCACCGGCGCTGCCTCGACCTCAGCGGTGCCCGGCACCCGGACACCGCCGCCGCGGCCGTCAGTCTCGCGGGTGACGTCGCGGCGCTGGGTGACACCGACCGCGCCGTCCGGTTGTGCGAGGACGCACTCGCCTACTACCGCGACGGCTTCGGCGAACTGCACCCCACCACGCTGGCCGTCACCGGGAACCTTGCCGCACTGCTGCGCCGGGCCGGGCGCACCGCGGAGGCAGGCGCGCTGTCCGAAGGCGCCCTCGAACACCTGCGCCCGCAACTGGGCGACCGGCATCCCTACGTCCTGGTGACGACGGCGAACCGGGCCAACCACCTGGTGGCGGCCGGTGCGGGCGAGGCCGCGGCGGCGCTGGAGGAACGGGCCGTCCCGCTGCTGGCCGAGGTCCTCGGTGCGGACCACCACGACACCGTCGCCGCCACGTCCAACCTGGCGCTGTCCCTGGCCGCCCGGGGCGAGGGCGACCGGGCCGCGCGGCTGACGGCGGACAGCCTCCGTCGGGCCCGGCAGACGCTGGGTGCGACCCATCCGATCACGGCGGCGGTCGAGGCGGGGGAACGACTGGACTTCGACATCGACCCGCCGTGGGTGTGA
- a CDS encoding TIR-like protein FxsC encodes MRPYFFFSYARRDHETGRAFVDQFFTDLRDELARIEPAAGPGELAYRDTESLRLGDDWERQLSRMLGASRAMVALYSPEYFASLYCGKEWTAFHDRMRRHEDESGESVPALIPVLWAPPPEGLPPEVKKIQYVQRDMGETYARAGLRDLLRTDPHGPEYTRVVQVVAERVRDVAGRPVGESRELDLATVRGCFPASAPVAGAPATTGLVRLFVAAGRAGQDVPAPPDDGPRGGWYGARPWDWAPYHPPTRPSLVVRAQRAITQAGHSTTLDEIGPDLGARLDRAREDNQVSVLLVDPWAAGAGAYRQTLSHFDGRNHPVTGVLVPTGTDDPPEGPAYTRLWAGVRQVFPRNWLHRTGPEPLFRVRVSRERFEDELLTMVTVAQNKLLDDEATDPAGVRAAFGLGPGGPAMPGLAAAAWPPADRAAAPAGPSHEGDTER; translated from the coding sequence GTGCGGCCGTATTTTTTCTTCAGCTACGCGCGGCGGGACCATGAGACGGGCCGGGCCTTCGTCGACCAGTTCTTCACCGACCTCCGTGACGAGCTGGCCCGGATCGAGCCCGCCGCGGGGCCGGGCGAACTGGCCTACCGGGACACCGAGTCGCTGCGCCTGGGGGACGACTGGGAACGGCAGCTGTCCCGGATGCTCGGCGCCAGCCGCGCCATGGTGGCGCTCTACTCCCCGGAGTACTTCGCCAGCCTGTACTGCGGCAAGGAGTGGACGGCCTTCCACGACCGGATGCGCCGGCACGAGGACGAGAGTGGTGAGTCCGTCCCCGCTCTGATACCGGTGCTCTGGGCGCCGCCCCCGGAGGGACTGCCGCCGGAGGTCAAGAAGATCCAGTACGTCCAGCGGGACATGGGCGAGACCTATGCCCGGGCGGGCCTGCGGGACCTGCTCCGCACGGATCCGCACGGGCCCGAGTACACCCGGGTGGTGCAGGTCGTCGCCGAGCGGGTGCGGGACGTGGCCGGGCGCCCCGTCGGCGAGTCGCGGGAGCTGGACCTGGCGACGGTGCGCGGCTGCTTCCCGGCCTCCGCCCCGGTGGCCGGGGCACCCGCCACGACCGGCCTGGTCCGGCTGTTCGTCGCCGCGGGCCGGGCCGGCCAGGACGTCCCGGCGCCGCCCGACGACGGGCCGAGGGGCGGGTGGTACGGCGCCCGGCCGTGGGACTGGGCGCCCTACCACCCGCCCACCCGGCCCTCGCTGGTGGTGCGGGCCCAGCGGGCGATCACCCAGGCCGGGCACAGCACCACACTCGACGAGATCGGCCCCGATCTCGGCGCCCGCCTGGACCGCGCCCGCGAGGACAACCAGGTCAGTGTGCTGCTGGTGGACCCGTGGGCCGCCGGCGCGGGAGCGTACCGGCAGACGCTGAGCCACTTCGACGGCCGGAACCATCCGGTCACCGGAGTGCTGGTGCCGACCGGGACCGACGACCCGCCCGAGGGCCCGGCGTACACCCGGCTGTGGGCCGGCGTGCGCCAGGTCTTCCCCCGCAACTGGCTGCACCGCACCGGACCCGAACCGCTGTTCAGGGTCCGCGTGTCCCGGGAACGCTTCGAGGACGAGCTCCTCACCATGGTGACCGTCGCCCAGAACAAGCTGCTGGACGACGAGGCCACCGATCCGGCCGGTGTCAGGGCGGCCTTCGGGCTGGGGCCCGGCGGCCCGGCGATGCCCGGCCTGGCCGCTGCGGCCTGGCCACCCGCCGACCGCGCCGCCGCGCCGGCGGGCCCGTCGCACGAGGGAGACACCGAACGATGA
- the pdxH gene encoding pyridoxamine 5'-phosphate oxidase yields the protein MREHYAHEGLAEADLADDPVTQFTRWFHEAGRAGAAEPNAMVLSTADAEGRPSSRTVLLKGYDRRGFVFYTNYGSRKGAEIAANPYAALLFPWITLARQVIVQGRVEKVGRDETAAYFRTRPHGSQLGAWASEQSSPVDGREVLEQRYAELERRYPEGEGVPVPPFWGGYRVVPEVVEFWQGRANRLHDRLRYVAESAGWRVERLCP from the coding sequence ATGCGCGAGCACTACGCCCACGAGGGCCTGGCCGAGGCGGACCTCGCCGACGACCCGGTGACCCAGTTCACCCGCTGGTTCCACGAAGCGGGCCGGGCCGGGGCGGCCGAGCCCAACGCGATGGTGCTGTCCACCGCGGACGCCGAGGGCCGGCCCAGCTCGCGGACGGTCCTGCTGAAGGGCTACGACCGGCGCGGATTCGTCTTTTACACGAACTACGGCTCCCGCAAGGGGGCGGAGATCGCCGCCAACCCGTACGCCGCGCTGCTCTTCCCGTGGATCACGCTGGCCCGCCAGGTGATCGTCCAGGGCCGGGTGGAGAAGGTCGGCCGGGACGAGACCGCCGCGTACTTCCGCACCCGCCCGCACGGCTCCCAGCTGGGCGCCTGGGCCAGCGAGCAGTCCAGCCCGGTCGACGGACGCGAGGTGCTGGAGCAGCGGTACGCCGAACTGGAACGCCGCTACCCCGAGGGCGAGGGCGTCCCCGTGCCGCCCTTCTGGGGCGGCTACCGGGTCGTCCCGGAGGTCGTGGAGTTCTGGCAGGGCCGCGCGAACCGGCTGCACGACCGGCTGCGGTACGTCGCCGAGAGCGCCGGCTGGCGGGTGGAGCGGCTCTGCCCGTGA
- a CDS encoding citrate synthase 2 produces the protein MSDFVPGLEGVVAFESEIAEPDREGGALRYRGVDIDELVGHVSFGHVWGLLVDGKFNPGLPAAEPFPIPVHSGDIRVDVQSALAMLAPVWGLKPLLDISAEQARDDLARAAVMALSYVAQSARGQGLPMVPQSEIDKAETVVERFMIRWRGEPDPKHVKAIDAYWTSAAEHGMNASTFTARVIASTGADVAAALSGAVGAMSGPLHGGAPSRVLGMIEEIERTGDATAWVKQALDKGERLMGFGHRVYRAEDPRARVLRRTAKELGAPRFEIAEALEKAALEELHNRRPDRVLATNVEFWAAIMLDFAEVPAHMFTSMFTCARTAGWSAHILEQKRTGRLVRPAARYIGPAPRSPREVEGYGSIAH, from the coding sequence ATGTCCGACTTCGTACCCGGGCTTGAGGGAGTCGTCGCTTTCGAGAGCGAGATCGCCGAGCCCGACCGGGAAGGCGGCGCCCTGCGGTACCGCGGCGTCGACATCGACGAGCTGGTCGGCCACGTCTCCTTCGGCCACGTGTGGGGCCTGCTGGTGGACGGCAAGTTCAACCCCGGCCTGCCCGCCGCCGAGCCCTTCCCGATCCCGGTGCACTCCGGCGACATCCGCGTCGACGTGCAGTCCGCGCTGGCCATGCTGGCGCCGGTCTGGGGCCTCAAGCCGCTGCTGGACATCTCCGCCGAGCAGGCCCGTGACGACCTCGCCCGCGCCGCCGTGATGGCCCTGTCGTACGTGGCGCAGTCCGCCCGCGGCCAGGGTCTGCCGATGGTGCCGCAGAGCGAGATCGACAAGGCCGAGACGGTCGTCGAGCGCTTCATGATCCGCTGGCGCGGCGAGCCCGACCCGAAGCACGTCAAGGCCATCGACGCCTACTGGACGTCCGCCGCCGAGCACGGCATGAACGCCTCCACCTTCACCGCCCGCGTCATCGCCTCCACCGGCGCCGACGTCGCGGCCGCCCTGTCGGGCGCGGTCGGCGCGATGTCCGGCCCGCTGCACGGCGGCGCGCCGTCCCGCGTGCTCGGCATGATCGAGGAGATCGAGCGCACCGGCGACGCCACCGCCTGGGTCAAGCAGGCGCTGGACAAGGGCGAGCGCCTGATGGGCTTCGGCCACCGCGTCTACCGCGCCGAGGACCCGCGTGCCCGCGTGCTGCGGCGCACCGCCAAGGAGCTCGGCGCGCCGCGCTTCGAGATCGCCGAGGCGCTGGAGAAGGCCGCGCTGGAGGAGCTGCACAACCGCCGCCCCGACCGCGTGCTGGCCACCAACGTGGAGTTCTGGGCCGCGATCATGCTGGACTTCGCCGAGGTCCCCGCGCACATGTTCACCTCGATGTTCACCTGTGCCCGGACGGCCGGCTGGTCGGCGCACATCCTGGAGCAGAAGCGCACCGGCCGCCTGGTCCGCCCGGCCGCCCGCTACATCGGCCCCGCCCCGCGCAGCCCGCGCGAGGTCGAGGGCTACGGCTCGATCGCGCACTGA